The following proteins are co-located in the Deinococcus radiotolerans genome:
- a CDS encoding tyrosine-protein phosphatase, with the protein MTAMLDHAPNQIVTVLGAILDAPPGPVLIHCHAGKDRTGLIAALCSELAGQTRDQTAADYAASGPALTDFYRDQQARHTPEQWAQLAPFVLTRADDIRHILNHLDDIWGGLSAYLKAHGLIGHESDVLARRLRT; encoded by the coding sequence ATGACTGCCATGCTCGACCACGCGCCCAACCAGATCGTGACGGTCCTGGGCGCGATCCTCGACGCCCCACCCGGCCCGGTCCTCATTCACTGCCACGCGGGCAAGGACCGCACCGGCCTGATCGCCGCCCTGTGCAGTGAACTCGCCGGGCAGACCCGCGACCAGACGGCCGCCGATTATGCCGCCAGCGGCCCCGCCCTGACCGACTTCTACCGGGACCAGCAGGCCCGCCACACGCCCGAGCAGTGGGCGCAACTCGCCCCGTTCGTCCTGACCCGGGCCGACGACATCCGACACATCCTGAACCACCTTGACGATATCTGGGGCGGACTGAGTGCCTACCTGAAAGCACACGGGCTGATCGGGCATGAGTCCGACGTGCTCGCCCGGCGCCTCCGCACGTGA
- a CDS encoding roadblock/LC7 domain-containing protein, with amino-acid sequence MLDQLTQLVRDVDGAWAAAIAGLDGLLIEGHATLDADLSLLVAEHAGLYRAAHTVYTDTLQGGAPRELYLRGERLSVYLHPIKTEYFLLLAVDGRSNLGQARLYGRDAARKLEATL; translated from the coding sequence ATGCTCGATCAACTCACGCAACTGGTACGGGACGTCGACGGGGCCTGGGCCGCCGCCATCGCGGGCCTCGACGGCCTCCTGATCGAAGGCCACGCCACACTCGACGCCGACCTGAGCCTGCTCGTCGCCGAGCACGCCGGGCTGTACCGCGCCGCGCACACCGTCTACACCGACACCCTTCAGGGCGGCGCGCCCCGCGAACTGTACCTGCGCGGCGAGCGCCTGAGCGTGTACCTGCACCCCATCAAGACCGAGTACTTCCTGCTGCTCGCTGTGGACGGCCGCAGCAACCTCGGTCAGGCGCGCCTGTACGGCCGCGACGCCGCCCGCAAACTGGAGGCCACGCTGTGA
- a CDS encoding roadblock/LC7 domain-containing protein: MKLDPLRTLPGVIAAALVGPDGLAIEAHGDGGDGLAAELVSLRQGMDRTGRRLGTGDVTRLAFTSERVEVVAVTTGPYTVGAAMTRGSDTRTAQQTLARLALDLNLPREQA, translated from the coding sequence GTGAAACTCGACCCCCTGCGCACCCTGCCCGGCGTCATCGCCGCCGCCCTCGTCGGCCCCGACGGTCTGGCCATCGAAGCGCACGGCGACGGCGGCGACGGCCTGGCCGCTGAACTCGTCTCCCTGCGTCAGGGCATGGACCGCACCGGCCGCCGCCTCGGCACCGGTGACGTCACCCGCCTGGCCTTCACCAGCGAACGCGTCGAGGTCGTGGCCGTCACCACTGGCCCCTACACCGTCGGCGCGGCCATGACGCGCGGCAGCGACACCCGCACCGCCCAGCAGACCCTTGCCCGCCTGGCCCTGGACCTGAACCTGCCCCGGGAGCAGGCATGA
- a CDS encoding roadblock/LC7 domain-containing protein yields MIDGLLDVRGVRHTALIGLDGKVVAKAGLKEADVPTELTLVAAGRAVIGSLQSNLNAAEWQELLLDVDGGPVLLTPHGNQVLLTAFDDVASLGRVRFAVRRLLGTV; encoded by the coding sequence ATGATCGACGGTCTGCTCGACGTGCGCGGCGTGCGGCACACTGCCCTGATCGGCCTGGACGGCAAGGTCGTCGCGAAGGCCGGCCTGAAGGAAGCCGACGTGCCCACCGAACTGACCCTCGTGGCCGCCGGACGCGCCGTGATTGGTAGCCTCCAGAGCAACCTGAACGCCGCCGAGTGGCAGGAACTTCTTCTGGACGTCGATGGCGGCCCGGTGTTGCTCACCCCGCACGGCAATCAGGTGCTCCTCACCGCGTTCGACGATGTGGCCAGCCTGGGCCGCGTGCGGTTCGCCGTGCGCCGCCTGCTCGGCACCGTCTGA
- the hemB gene encoding porphobilinogen synthase, translating into MDRPRRLRRTPALRALTREVHLHPSQFIHPIFVHEREDVTDIATMPGVQRHSIESAVQQAREALALGVPSVILFGIPDHKDAVGTQAYADEGIIQRATRAIKASVPGINVIADTCLCEYTDHGHCGPLCEVPGLSGADAWTVDNDASLDLLAQTAVSQARAGADVIAPSAMMDGQVAAIRAALDDAGFTHVPIMSYAVKYASAYYGPFRDAAGSTPSVGNRATYQMDPAGGYREALREARLDAEQGADTLMVKPALAYLDVLNLLKREFDLPVVAYNVSGEYSLIKASAAAGFMDERRTVLETLTGMRRAGADAIITYHALDAARWLAEQVSP; encoded by the coding sequence ATGGACCGTCCCCGCCGCCTGCGCCGCACGCCTGCCCTGCGCGCCCTGACCCGCGAGGTGCACCTGCACCCCAGCCAGTTCATTCACCCGATCTTCGTGCATGAGCGCGAGGACGTGACGGACATCGCCACTATGCCCGGCGTGCAGCGCCACTCCATCGAGAGTGCCGTCCAGCAGGCACGCGAGGCCCTAGCCCTGGGTGTCCCCAGCGTGATCCTCTTTGGCATCCCCGACCACAAGGACGCCGTGGGCACCCAGGCGTACGCCGACGAGGGCATCATCCAGCGGGCCACGCGCGCCATCAAGGCCAGCGTGCCCGGCATCAACGTCATCGCGGACACCTGCCTGTGCGAGTACACCGACCACGGCCACTGCGGCCCGCTGTGCGAGGTGCCCGGCCTGAGCGGTGCGGACGCCTGGACGGTCGACAACGACGCGAGCCTGGACCTTCTCGCGCAGACCGCGGTGTCACAGGCGCGCGCGGGGGCGGACGTGATTGCCCCCAGCGCCATGATGGACGGACAGGTGGCCGCGATTCGCGCCGCGCTGGACGACGCGGGCTTCACGCACGTGCCCATCATGAGTTACGCCGTGAAGTACGCCAGCGCCTACTACGGTCCCTTCCGTGACGCGGCGGGCAGCACCCCTAGCGTCGGCAACCGCGCCACGTACCAGATGGACCCGGCGGGCGGCTACCGTGAGGCCCTGCGTGAGGCTCGCCTGGACGCTGAACAGGGCGCCGACACCCTGATGGTGAAACCCGCCCTGGCGTATCTGGACGTGCTGAACCTGCTCAAGCGCGAGTTCGACCTGCCCGTCGTGGCGTACAACGTGAGCGGTGAGTACTCGCTGATCAAGGCCTCTGCCGCCGCCGGATTCATGGACGAGCGCCGCACGGTCCTGGAAACCCTGACCGGTATGCGCCGCGCCGGCGCGGACGCGATCATCACCTACCACGCGCTGGACGCTGCCCGCTGGCTCGCGGAGCAGGTCAGCCCGTGA
- a CDS encoding cyclin-dependent kinase inhibitor 3 family protein, giving the protein MTSATDPIRVDWIPTGLWPGRLGLTFAPGKKGGSVYQPGVTHDRDVTQDMRTLAQAGTNVIAPLIEDFEFDLLGMDGYHDAAATQLIEVAPYPIPDQRAPHDPRDFAAYVDELMTYLLDGRSVVVHCRGGLGRAGLTAACLLVQGGLNPEDAIRLVRDTRSPHAIETQEQEQFIHDFAR; this is encoded by the coding sequence GTGACCAGCGCCACCGATCCCATCCGCGTGGACTGGATTCCCACGGGGTTGTGGCCCGGCCGGCTGGGCCTAACGTTCGCGCCGGGCAAGAAGGGCGGCAGCGTGTACCAGCCCGGCGTGACCCATGACCGTGACGTCACGCAGGACATGCGGACCCTGGCGCAGGCGGGCACGAACGTCATCGCCCCCCTGATCGAGGACTTCGAGTTCGATCTGCTCGGCATGGACGGCTACCATGACGCTGCGGCGACGCAACTGATCGAGGTCGCTCCGTACCCCATCCCGGACCAGCGCGCCCCGCACGACCCGCGTGACTTCGCTGCGTACGTGGATGAACTCATGACCTACCTGCTTGATGGCCGCAGTGTGGTCGTGCACTGCCGGGGCGGGCTGGGCCGCGCGGGCCTGACGGCGGCGTGCCTGCTCGTGCAGGGCGGCCTGAACCCCGAGGACGCCATCCGCCTCGTGCGCGACACCCGCAGTCCCCACGCCATCGAGACCCAGGAGCAGGAGCAGTTCATTCACGATTTCGCCCGCTGA